From Streptomyces sp. 6-11-2, one genomic window encodes:
- a CDS encoding ABC transporter permease — protein sequence MTALIEIASPATGGRPRKGVGGRWGWLLLPALVLLAVLFLVPLGLMAWRSVSEPTPGAGNYSWFFTSDVAIATLVRTLAVGAVVTLVTLVLSYPYAYLMTVVGARARIWLTLLVLLPFWTSLMVRTFAWVVLLQDSGVVNQILGTVGLGPLQLIRTPAGVVIGMSQVLMPFMVLPLYAVMSGIDRRLLDAAQGMGARPATAFLRVFVPLSLPGVGAGALTVFITSLGFYVTPALLGSPDQALISQQIFTQVNGLLAWGRGGAMGVVLLAVTLVLLGLVGLVLRFTRNRGGAR from the coding sequence ATGACGGCCCTGATCGAGATCGCCTCCCCGGCCACCGGCGGCCGGCCCCGCAAGGGCGTCGGCGGCCGGTGGGGATGGCTGCTGCTGCCCGCGCTGGTCCTGCTGGCCGTGCTCTTCCTGGTGCCGCTGGGCCTGATGGCCTGGCGCAGCGTCAGCGAGCCCACACCCGGCGCGGGCAACTACTCCTGGTTCTTCACCAGCGACGTCGCCATCGCCACGCTGGTGCGCACCCTGGCCGTCGGCGCCGTCGTCACCCTGGTGACCCTGGTGCTTTCCTACCCGTACGCCTACCTGATGACCGTGGTCGGCGCCCGGGCGCGGATCTGGCTCACCCTGCTGGTGCTGCTGCCGTTCTGGACCAGCCTGATGGTGCGCACCTTCGCCTGGGTGGTGCTCCTCCAGGACAGCGGCGTGGTCAACCAGATCCTCGGCACCGTGGGGCTGGGCCCGCTCCAGCTGATCCGCACCCCCGCCGGGGTGGTGATCGGCATGTCGCAGGTGCTGATGCCGTTCATGGTGCTGCCGCTGTACGCGGTGATGAGCGGCATCGACCGCCGGCTCCTCGACGCCGCGCAGGGCATGGGGGCGCGCCCGGCCACCGCGTTCCTGCGGGTCTTCGTGCCCCTGTCGCTGCCCGGCGTGGGCGCCGGCGCGCTGACCGTGTTCATCACCTCGCTCGGCTTCTACGTCACCCCGGCCCTCCTGGGCTCGCCCGACCAGGCGCTGATCTCGCAGCAGATCTTCACCCAGGTCAACGGGCTGCTCGCCTGGGGCCGCGGCGGAGCGATGGGCGTGGTGCTGCTGGCGGTGACGCTGGTCCTGCTGGGACTGGTCGGCCTCGTCCTGCGCTTCACCCGCAACCGGGGAGGTGCCCGATGA
- a CDS encoding ABC transporter substrate-binding protein: MGCAAAAGALLLTLTGCAGTGPAAADVDLGPGPATAGQVKKGALDGVTLTFASYGGIYQDGQESAAVKPFATDSGARMLSDGPTDYTKLKAQVDAKNVTWDVVDTDSIWAERQCGKLLMPLDTAVVDTSKLPKEMVGKCSVPAMTYGMVLMYDTSKFGDNPPKSWADFFDTTRFPGKRAIPGVPSDAAPGPLEAALIADGVAPDKLFPLDVDRALKKLTSVRSSLVFWDTGARSQQLLESGEVSMAMVWTGRAYSAVKNGAKFAPQWNQFMPVADSLAVPKGARNPKAAMALINYYLGADQQAKLTELTSYSPVNSDAKPKVDAAAAEYLTSTPERQAQALKLDNAWWAENQEQVIPKWSDWLAR; the protein is encoded by the coding sequence ATGGGGTGTGCCGCTGCCGCCGGCGCCCTGCTGCTGACCCTCACCGGCTGCGCCGGCACCGGCCCGGCCGCCGCCGACGTCGACCTCGGCCCCGGACCGGCCACGGCCGGCCAGGTGAAGAAGGGCGCGCTCGACGGCGTCACCCTCACCTTCGCCTCCTACGGCGGCATCTACCAGGACGGTCAGGAGTCGGCCGCGGTCAAGCCGTTCGCCACGGACTCCGGCGCGCGGATGCTCTCCGACGGACCCACCGACTACACCAAGCTCAAGGCGCAGGTCGACGCCAAGAACGTCACCTGGGACGTGGTGGACACCGACTCCATCTGGGCCGAACGCCAGTGCGGCAAGCTGCTGATGCCGCTCGACACCGCCGTCGTCGACACCTCGAAGCTGCCCAAGGAGATGGTGGGCAAGTGCTCGGTGCCGGCCATGACGTACGGCATGGTCCTGATGTACGACACGTCCAAGTTCGGCGACAATCCGCCGAAGAGCTGGGCGGACTTCTTCGACACCACCAGGTTCCCCGGCAAGCGCGCCATCCCCGGCGTGCCCTCGGACGCGGCACCCGGCCCGCTGGAGGCGGCGCTGATCGCGGACGGGGTCGCCCCCGACAAGCTCTTCCCGCTCGATGTGGACCGGGCCCTGAAGAAGCTCACCAGCGTGCGTTCCTCGCTGGTCTTCTGGGACACCGGCGCCCGCTCCCAGCAGCTGCTGGAGTCGGGTGAGGTCTCCATGGCGATGGTGTGGACCGGCCGCGCCTACTCGGCCGTGAAGAACGGTGCCAAGTTCGCTCCGCAGTGGAACCAGTTCATGCCGGTCGCGGACTCGCTCGCCGTGCCCAAGGGCGCGAGGAACCCCAAGGCCGCCATGGCGCTGATCAACTACTACCTGGGCGCCGACCAGCAGGCCAAGCTCACCGAGCTGACCTCGTACTCGCCGGTCAACTCCGACGCCAAGCCCAAGGTCGACGCGGCCGCGGCGGAGTACCTCACCTCCACCCCCGAGCGCCAGGCGCAGGCCCTCAAGCTCGACAACGCCTGGTGGGCCGAGAACCAGGAGCAGGTCATCCCGAAGTGGTCCGACTGGCTGGCGCGGTAA
- a CDS encoding helix-turn-helix domain-containing protein: MTDRSTPDPSDAAADAALGVRVREYRTMRRMSLRALGEAAQASPGFLSQLERGQANASIGMLRRIAAALGLTVADLFDQDSTPGPRVVRRADRPMLQTAPGSRKFLISQRPLSHLEVYAGEFDPGASTGDDAYTHGDSQEILLVISGAVRVELDGQAHDLEAGDSIEYRSSAPHRVVNRHEAPAEILWIISPPTPD, from the coding sequence ATGACTGATCGCTCAACTCCGGACCCCTCCGACGCCGCCGCCGACGCGGCGTTGGGGGTCCGTGTCCGGGAGTACCGGACGATGCGGCGGATGTCCCTGCGGGCCCTGGGGGAGGCCGCCCAGGCCAGCCCCGGGTTCCTCAGCCAGCTGGAACGCGGGCAGGCGAACGCCTCCATCGGGATGTTGCGGCGGATCGCCGCGGCGCTCGGCCTCACCGTGGCCGATCTGTTCGACCAGGACAGCACGCCGGGTCCGAGGGTGGTGCGGCGGGCCGACCGGCCGATGCTGCAAACCGCCCCGGGAAGCCGCAAGTTCCTCATCTCGCAGCGTCCGCTCAGCCATCTGGAGGTGTACGCGGGCGAGTTCGACCCGGGCGCCTCCACGGGTGACGACGCCTACACCCATGGCGACTCCCAGGAGATCCTCCTGGTGATCAGCGGCGCCGTGCGGGTCGAACTCGACGGCCAGGCCCACGACCTGGAGGCCGGCGACAGTATCGAATACCGCTCCTCGGCGCCGCACCGCGTGGTCAACCGCCACGAGGCGCCTGCCGAAATCCTCTGGATCATCAGCCCGCCGACCCCGGACTGA